The window AACGGGTGGCGCGCGTGCTGGCGAGCCGCCCGCAACCCTTTTTGGTGGACGTGGGCGGCAAAATCACACCGGAGCAGGAAACCATCGCCCGACACTGTACGCACGCCATTCTGGTGAGCAACAACGAGCAGGATTTGCAGGCGTGGCACGCATTTGCGCGACGCATGGGCTTGCAGGTGGTGGGACTGTTCCACTCGCGCCTGGACGCCAGCGACGCGCGGTGTGGAAGCGGGACGCCCTTCGAGGCGGTGATCAACCTGCGGGAGAAAGTGCCTGTGGCGGCTGAAACGGTGCTCGCCGAGTTTGCGCGCCAGGTGGCGGACATCATCGGGCTGTCGGCGGACGCCATGCGCGAGATTCACTTTGAGATCCTTCCCGACAAGGCGGCGCGCATTCTTGACGTGGAACGCATATCGCCCCGCTGGGACCCCGCCATGCTGCCCCGCCTGCTCGCGGAAGCGGTGCTCCCCGCCCGCGACCATCAGGCGCTCGCCCTCTACGGTCGCGCGCCCAACTGGGTGTACGCCGCCGTCGCCGCCGCCGCCCCAACGCTTGCCTGGCAATTTGACGCGACGCTGGGATGGCTGCCCGTGCAGGCGTTCGCCATGACAGAAGACGAGTCGCCGCATGCCCCCATCGAGTACTCGCTCACCATCGAATCAAGCGGCTGGCAATGGCTGCGTACACGCCCCAAACCGCCGTTCATCGCGCAACACGAAATCCCCCACATCACGTTGCCGACAGTGCCGCCCATGTTTTCTCTGGTGCTGGAAGGGAAAATGCCCCACTGGTTCTATGTCGGCGCAGCCCGCACCTACGCCGCCCATCTCTCCCGCGTGGCGGTCTTTCAGGCGCAAGGCAGTGGGCTGGTGGTGGAAATCTTCGGCAACGAGGTGGGGCGCGTGCACAACCTGCGCCACCCGTTCACCAGGCAGGCTTGAAAAGCGCCATTTTGCGGCAATTTCCACTTTTCGCAGGCGGAAAATGTAACCTTTTGGCCTCTCACTGCATCTAAAGGAGTGAACAGATTCATTCAGTGGGAGGAAAAACC of the Ardenticatena maritima genome contains:
- a CDS encoding CRISPR-associated protein Csx3; its protein translation is MPTNYPAFLIGGPPHSGKSIFSYRLSQLLRRQQVPHYLLRAAPDGEGDWTRESEAALARALRDKRPYEARFAERVARVLASRPQPFLVDVGGKITPEQETIARHCTHAILVSNNEQDLQAWHAFARRMGLQVVGLFHSRLDASDARCGSGTPFEAVINLREKVPVAAETVLAEFARQVADIIGLSADAMREIHFEILPDKAARILDVERISPRWDPAMLPRLLAEAVLPARDHQALALYGRAPNWVYAAVAAAAPTLAWQFDATLGWLPVQAFAMTEDESPHAPIEYSLTIESSGWQWLRTRPKPPFIAQHEIPHITLPTVPPMFSLVLEGKMPHWFYVGAARTYAAHLSRVAVFQAQGSGLVVEIFGNEVGRVHNLRHPFTRQA